Proteins from a genomic interval of Candidatus Zixiibacteriota bacterium:
- a CDS encoding excisionase family DNA-binding protein, translated as MLERQYYTTSQAARLLAVSPDTVLRWVRQGKISSYNTPGGHSRIPREAVEQMLHSPQQPVSRTEPPVLPYHYCWEFYGDKGEIKPACRECVVYRSRARRCYEMRDIPEQFGHLKLHCHSDCNACDYYEKVRGQGTSVLLVTRNRHLRYSMLSEARKADIIVRGASDEYECATILDEFRPDYIVLDGTFGRKRIQDICRHLSSDKRIPFTKIILTSREDFNKDCFEGRIFCWIEKPFTFAQLRCCLGQAE; from the coding sequence ATGTTGGAAAGACAATATTACACCACCTCCCAGGCCGCCAGACTGCTGGCAGTGTCTCCTGACACTGTCTTGCGATGGGTCCGGCAGGGGAAGATTTCATCATATAATACTCCTGGAGGGCATTCCCGTATTCCCCGGGAAGCGGTGGAACAGATGCTACACTCTCCGCAACAGCCTGTTTCTCGAACGGAGCCGCCCGTTCTCCCCTACCATTACTGCTGGGAGTTTTATGGCGACAAGGGAGAAATAAAGCCGGCCTGCCGGGAATGTGTGGTCTATCGCAGCCGCGCCCGTCGCTGCTATGAAATGCGGGATATCCCTGAGCAGTTTGGGCATCTTAAGCTGCACTGTCACTCCGACTGTAACGCCTGTGACTATTATGAGAAAGTGCGCGGACAGGGAACGTCGGTACTACTGGTCACCCGCAACCGTCACCTGCGGTACTCAATGCTCAGTGAAGCCAGGAAAGCCGATATTATTGTGCGGGGGGCATCGGACGAATACGAGTGTGCCACAATTCTGGATGAATTCAGGCCTGATTATATAGTTCTTGACGGCACTTTTGGCCGTAAGCGAATTCAGGATATCTGCCGCCATCTGAGCAGCGACAAGCGGATACCTTTTACCAAGATTATACTTACCTCGAGAGAAGATTTCAACAAAGACTGTTTTGAAGGCCGCATATTTTGCTGGATTGAAAAGCCTTTTACATTTGCCCAGCTGCGCTGCTGCCTGGGCCAGGCGGAGTAA
- a CDS encoding PBP1A family penicillin-binding protein codes for MPREILNRIIAFAGQRKALLILAALTVVFLLIVLYRTYMVYQKDLPSFESLHNIEPSLKTKIYASDGTLLQEYFNENRVLTPYNEIPEIMVNMLLAVEDRDFFNHWGINFPRLVKALFINVTQWRVAQGASTITQQLARMLFLNRKKTVERKIKEALTAIKLERTYSKEEILQMYLNQYYFGRGAYGIAAASRAYFDKSVDELNINDCALLVGLLKAPSRYSIFDSTEQAVRIRNSSLYSFYTWGKISRSVYDSLRNLPLEVKMPSEETGRAPYFTEMVRQYLLDKYGESQLYSGGLRVITSLNWDLQEKAEMEMKNKLNEMQAFYERNYSNNHPAYTIEVPDPESGYQSTKRIYKQIQGAAVSIDNETGNILVLIGGKEFETSKFNRAVQGLRQPGSAFKPFVYTAAMDNGYHPSDIFYDNSIVLKIPGAKEWRPQNFDNEFMGEMTLRDGLRLSRNLIAIKLLLKVSPEQAIFYANRMGINTPLQAVPSLAIGTSEVRLVELTSAYSVFPNHGIKVPYRYILKVIDRYGNVLEDNSNAQKEEVLSAQTAYIMVNMMQSVIENGTGRAARWLGFTRPAAGKTGTSDAFCDNWFIGFTPQITTGVWVGFDDKTSIGKNQTGGANALPVWTAVMKAAHDTLPIVDFEVPEGIVFLDVCLNSGKLATNRCIEVRREVFKASDTPSETCPVHPSKGLYVGPSVKDNFLIPEDSADIYHF; via the coding sequence ATGCCAAGAGAGATATTGAACCGCATAATCGCATTCGCCGGCCAGCGTAAGGCGCTATTGATACTGGCAGCTCTTACCGTGGTATTCTTGCTGATAGTCCTTTACCGAACTTATATGGTATATCAGAAAGACCTTCCCTCCTTTGAGAGTCTCCATAATATTGAGCCGTCACTAAAGACCAAAATCTATGCCTCCGATGGCACCCTGCTGCAGGAATACTTCAATGAGAATCGGGTCTTAACGCCGTACAACGAGATTCCGGAAATCATGGTCAATATGCTTCTGGCGGTTGAAGACCGCGACTTTTTCAATCACTGGGGTATAAATTTCCCGCGTCTGGTTAAGGCGCTCTTTATCAACGTAACGCAATGGCGGGTGGCTCAAGGTGCATCGACTATAACCCAGCAGCTGGCGCGCATGCTCTTTTTGAACCGCAAGAAGACAGTTGAGCGAAAAATCAAGGAAGCCCTTACCGCGATCAAACTGGAGCGGACCTATTCCAAAGAAGAGATACTCCAGATGTATCTTAACCAGTATTACTTTGGACGTGGCGCCTACGGCATCGCGGCGGCATCCCGCGCCTACTTTGACAAATCCGTTGATGAGCTGAATATCAATGACTGCGCCCTGCTGGTGGGTCTATTAAAAGCCCCCAGCCGCTACTCAATATTTGATTCCACAGAGCAGGCCGTGAGAATAAGGAATTCATCGCTCTATTCCTTCTATACCTGGGGAAAGATATCGCGCTCGGTATATGACTCCCTCAGAAATCTTCCTCTGGAAGTGAAAATGCCAAGCGAAGAAACGGGACGGGCGCCGTACTTTACGGAAATGGTGCGGCAGTATCTGCTCGATAAATACGGGGAAAGCCAGCTCTACTCCGGCGGACTCCGAGTGATTACGTCGCTGAACTGGGACCTGCAGGAAAAAGCGGAAATGGAGATGAAAAATAAGCTGAATGAAATGCAGGCATTTTACGAGCGAAACTACTCTAATAACCATCCCGCTTATACAATAGAAGTCCCCGACCCGGAATCGGGTTACCAGTCAACCAAGCGAATATACAAACAGATTCAAGGAGCGGCGGTTTCCATTGATAACGAAACCGGAAATATCTTAGTCCTGATAGGCGGCAAGGAGTTTGAGACGAGCAAATTCAACCGGGCGGTTCAAGGGCTGCGTCAGCCGGGGTCGGCATTCAAGCCCTTTGTATATACCGCCGCCATGGACAATGGATATCATCCCAGCGACATCTTCTATGACAATTCCATTGTCTTGAAAATACCGGGCGCCAAAGAGTGGCGGCCTCAAAACTTTGACAATGAATTTATGGGCGAGATGACTCTCCGTGACGGTTTGCGGCTCTCCCGAAATCTTATCGCCATTAAGTTACTACTTAAAGTCAGTCCAGAGCAGGCGATATTTTACGCCAACAGGATGGGTATCAACACTCCCCTTCAAGCGGTGCCCTCATTGGCAATCGGCACCAGCGAGGTGCGCCTGGTAGAATTGACATCTGCCTACTCAGTCTTTCCCAACCATGGGATTAAAGTCCCCTATCGATATATTTTGAAGGTGATTGACCGTTACGGAAACGTTTTGGAAGATAATTCCAATGCTCAAAAGGAAGAGGTCTTATCGGCGCAGACAGCGTATATAATGGTCAATATGATGCAGTCGGTAATTGAAAATGGCACCGGACGGGCGGCGCGCTGGCTGGGCTTTACCCGCCCTGCCGCAGGCAAGACCGGAACTTCGGATGCCTTCTGCGACAACTGGTTCATCGGTTTTACTCCGCAGATAACTACCGGCGTATGGGTCGGCTTTGATGACAAGACCTCTATCGGCAAGAATCAAACCGGCGGCGCCAATGCCCTGCCGGTCTGGACGGCCGTCATGAAAGCGGCACACGACACTCTGCCGATTGTCGATTTTGAAGTCCCGGAGGGGATTGTCTTCCTGGATGTCTGCCTTAATTCCGGAAAACTGGCGACAAATCGCTGCATTGAAGTGCGTCGGGAAGTGTTCAAAGCTTCCGATACTCCGAGCGAAACCTGCCCGGTTCATCCCTCCAAAGGGCTGTATGTAGGTCCCTCGGTCAAAGACAACTTCCTTATCCCCGAAGACAGCGCCGACATTTATCATTTTTGA